The following proteins come from a genomic window of Helicobacter canadensis MIT 98-5491:
- a CDS encoding menaquinone biosynthesis decarboxylase, which yields MRQTLDLLKAHNEVRIISEPLDIHLEIPHLAYLEVKKPNSKALLFTNPIDKQRDINFEIPVLMNLFGSFSRVELLIGDTRQIANDLAFLLKLKPPKNFKEIMQTLPKLLSLRYLSPKVVKNRGLCQEVIKTGSEVDLQSLPILKTWSEDGGAFITMGQCYTQSLDGSVRNLGMYRLQVYDKNHLGLHWQIHKDSVGIFEEYKKANQKMPVSIAIGGNPLYTWCATAPLPYGIFELMLYGFIKKEKARLVKCVSNELCVPYDSDLVIEGFVDTNELRDEGRFGDHTGFYTPIEPYPVLEVSAITHKKNPIYLASVVGKPPLEDKYLGYPTERIFLPLLQTTTPSLIDYFMPENGVFHNLILAKIEARFPSAAKQSMHSFWGVGQMSFVKHAIFVGEDAPSLESKDIIPYILNRFSVKNCLFSEGVCDALDHASPNFAEGGKLGVDCTGEEIENPQLEILENEILLKQMKDIFPKAEILRQYFKETKNPITLLGVKKDSNESLQKYLKESLFQTLQKHIKILVLLDWEKNDLENLYMILWRVVNNIDSKRDIRIFGDIIIIDATDKNIADGYKREWPKETDCDVKILESLKQKGLLEDFDEEELKEFYRKFHIDKSYATR from the coding sequence ATGCGACAAACTTTAGATTTATTAAAGGCACACAATGAAGTTAGAATTATTTCTGAACCTTTGGATATTCATTTAGAGATTCCTCATCTTGCATACTTAGAGGTTAAAAAGCCTAATTCTAAAGCATTGCTTTTTACCAATCCAATTGACAAACAACGCGATATTAATTTTGAAATCCCAGTTTTAATGAATCTTTTTGGAAGTTTTAGTCGCGTGGAGTTGTTAATTGGTGATACACGACAAATTGCAAATGATCTTGCGTTTTTATTAAAATTAAAACCTCCTAAAAATTTTAAAGAAATAATGCAAACACTCCCCAAGCTCTTAAGTTTGCGCTATTTATCTCCAAAAGTTGTTAAGAATCGAGGTTTGTGTCAAGAAGTGATTAAGACTGGCAGTGAAGTGGATTTGCAATCTTTGCCTATTTTAAAGACTTGGAGTGAAGATGGGGGTGCTTTTATCACAATGGGGCAGTGTTATACGCAAAGTCTTGATGGTAGTGTGCGGAATCTTGGAATGTATCGTTTGCAAGTTTATGATAAAAATCATTTGGGATTGCATTGGCAGATTCATAAGGATTCAGTTGGAATCTTTGAGGAATATAAAAAAGCAAATCAAAAAATGCCAGTTAGCATTGCAATAGGAGGAAATCCTCTTTATACTTGGTGTGCGACTGCTCCATTGCCTTATGGGATATTTGAATTAATGCTTTATGGCTTTATCAAAAAGGAAAAAGCAAGACTTGTAAAATGTGTAAGCAATGAACTTTGTGTGCCTTATGATAGCGATCTTGTGATTGAGGGATTTGTAGATACCAATGAATTGAGAGATGAGGGAAGATTTGGGGATCATACGGGATTTTATACGCCTATTGAGCCTTATCCGGTGCTTGAAGTGAGTGCAATTACGCACAAGAAAAATCCTATTTATCTTGCTTCAGTTGTAGGTAAGCCTCCTTTAGAGGATAAATATTTGGGTTATCCAACAGAGCGGATTTTTTTGCCACTTTTGCAGACAACAACCCCAAGCTTAATTGACTATTTTATGCCTGAAAATGGCGTGTTTCATAATTTGATTTTAGCTAAAATTGAAGCACGATTTCCAAGTGCTGCTAAACAGAGTATGCATTCTTTTTGGGGAGTAGGGCAGATGAGTTTTGTTAAGCATGCTATTTTTGTAGGAGAGGATGCACCAAGTTTAGAATCAAAGGATATTATACCTTATATTTTAAATCGGTTTAGTGTTAAAAATTGCCTTTTTAGTGAAGGGGTTTGTGATGCACTTGATCACGCTTCTCCTAATTTTGCAGAGGGCGGTAAGTTAGGAGTTGATTGCACGGGTGAAGAAATTGAGAATCCTCAATTAGAGATTTTAGAAAATGAAATATTGCTAAAACAAATGAAGGACATTTTTCCTAAGGCTGAAATTTTAAGGCAATATTTTAAAGAAACAAAGAATCCAATCACTTTGCTTGGCGTCAAAAAAGATTCTAATGAAAGCTTGCAAAAGTATTTAAAAGAGAGTTTATTTCAAACTTTGCAAAAACATATAAAGATTCTTGTATTGCTTGATTGGGAGAAAAACGATCTTGAAAATCTCTATATGATTTTATGGCGTGTGGTTAATAATATTGATTCAAAACGAGACATTCGTATTTTTGGAGATATTATTATTATTGATGCGACAGATAAAAATATCGCAGATGGCTATAAGCGTGAGTGGCCAAAAGAAACAGATTGTGATGTAAAGATTCTAGAATCATTAAAACAAAAAGGTTTGTTGGAGGATTTTGATGAGGAAGAATTAAAGGAATTTTATCGTAAATTTCATATTGATAAATCTTATGCCACAAGGTAA
- a CDS encoding type IV pili methyl-accepting chemotaxis transducer N-terminal domain-containing protein, with translation MFIKKNLLAHLVLLFCLCGSALYCYFYVKEVSQKQDTLLYYINISGKQRFLAQRIVFLSQVAATNYVLKRNNYENFMELRLCINQLLTIHNVLRDFAVSMIVQNQERSTLDDIYFGSGNLVVKMESFLNDANQTFILHNVEAFLENNQKLLMALEGDNGLLTSLELATLSQQFYTQNILKDSEKKINYFLCIVLIFIVLEIFLLPKKPKS, from the coding sequence GTGTTTATTAAGAAAAATTTATTAGCGCATTTAGTGCTTTTGTTTTGTTTATGTGGTAGTGCATTGTATTGTTATTTTTATGTAAAGGAAGTCTCGCAAAAACAAGATACTTTACTTTATTATATTAATATTAGCGGAAAACAAAGATTCTTAGCGCAACGCATAGTGTTTTTATCTCAAGTTGCTGCAACAAATTATGTCCTAAAGCGTAATAATTATGAAAATTTTATGGAATTGAGGCTTTGTATTAATCAGCTTTTGACAATCCATAATGTTTTAAGAGACTTTGCTGTTTCTATGATAGTGCAAAATCAAGAAAGATCTACATTGGATGATATTTATTTTGGAAGTGGAAATCTTGTGGTGAAAATGGAGAGTTTTTTGAATGATGCTAATCAAACTTTTATTTTGCACAATGTTGAAGCATTTTTGGAGAACAATCAAAAGCTTTTAATGGCATTAGAAGGAGATAATGGATTGCTAACAAGCTTAGAATTAGCTACTTTGAGCCAACAATTTTATACACAAAATATTCTAAAGGATTCTGAAAAAAAGATAAATTATTTTTTGTGTATTGTTTTGATATTTATTGTTTTGGAGATTTTTCTATTGCCCAAAAAACCTAAAAGCTAA
- a CDS encoding phosphatidylglycerophosphatase A, which translates to MQNKNFFLQFQNTKDFLCKMYLTLFFSGLSKKAPGTIGTLIALPFGWAIAYFIAPSTLFLLALLVSVIAIKMIDNYENQGLNHDRQEIVIDELAGVWISITMIGHTYFALLLSFVLFRIFDIWKPSIIGRVDKNIKGGLGVMGDDLLAGFFAGLLGLILIKLLSQFQTFENLLKLSF; encoded by the coding sequence ATGCAAAATAAAAATTTCTTTTTACAATTTCAAAATACCAAAGATTTTTTATGCAAAATGTATCTCACGCTTTTTTTTAGCGGCTTAAGCAAAAAAGCTCCTGGCACTATTGGCACACTCATAGCACTTCCTTTTGGTTGGGCTATTGCTTATTTTATTGCACCTAGCACTCTATTTTTACTTGCTTTGCTTGTAAGTGTGATTGCCATTAAGATGATTGATAACTATGAAAACCAAGGTTTGAATCACGATAGGCAAGAAATTGTGATTGATGAGTTAGCTGGAGTTTGGATTAGTATTACTATGATAGGACACACTTATTTTGCCCTTTTACTTTCATTTGTTCTCTTTCGTATTTTTGACATTTGGAAGCCCTCAATCATTGGCAGAGTTGATAAAAACATCAAAGGTGGTTTAGGTGTTATGGGAGATGATTTGCTAGCTGGTTTCTTTGCAGGATTATTAGGATTAATCCTTATTAAGCTTCTCTCACAATTCCAAACTTTTGAAAATCTACTAAAGCTTAGCTTTTAG
- a CDS encoding response regulator, which yields MEILIVENEVYLAQSIASKLSHLGFNCEITSSIQEALEQDKADIVLLSTNISGQNFYPLIEKFHDSIIILMIPYINDETVTRPLQAGASDYIVKPFMIDELVRKIEQHNNFKQSQKEIAFYRDYLCNSLLTFSYTINSKISFPLIIKSTSQKAIDMCVAHYAIHKKLPINFLSLYEISDYNKLLKSISKQKLNYAIGFETLSRENKENYIKSLKNIPIIFSSINGDVEDFANVYEVEAKDISQGFQEEILSVDEYVKTMILNFEDKYPDTELSKKLGMSRKSLWEKRKKYGITKKK from the coding sequence ATGGAAATTTTAATCGTAGAAAACGAAGTTTATTTAGCACAAAGCATTGCCTCTAAGCTAAGCCATTTAGGATTTAATTGCGAAATTACTTCAAGCATACAAGAGGCATTAGAGCAAGATAAAGCCGATATTGTTTTGTTATCCACAAATATTTCTGGACAAAATTTTTATCCCCTTATTGAAAAATTTCACGATTCAATTATTATCTTAATGATACCTTATATTAACGATGAAACCGTAACGCGTCCCTTACAAGCTGGAGCAAGCGACTATATTGTAAAACCCTTTATGATTGATGAATTAGTAAGAAAGATTGAACAACACAATAATTTTAAACAATCTCAAAAGGAAATTGCTTTTTATCGTGATTATCTTTGTAACTCTTTACTAACTTTCTCTTATACAATTAACTCTAAAATTTCTTTTCCTCTCATTATCAAAAGCACTTCACAAAAGGCTATTGATATGTGTGTAGCACATTATGCCATTCATAAAAAACTTCCTATTAATTTTCTTTCACTTTATGAAATATCAGACTATAATAAATTGCTTAAATCCATTTCTAAGCAAAAATTAAATTACGCTATTGGCTTTGAAACACTTTCTAGAGAAAATAAGGAAAATTATATCAAATCACTTAAAAATATTCCCATTATCTTTTCTTCTATCAATGGGGATGTAGAAGATTTTGCAAATGTTTATGAGGTTGAAGCCAAAGATATCTCTCAAGGATTCCAAGAGGAGATTTTGAGCGTTGATGAATATGTTAAAACAATGATCTTAAATTTTGAAGACAAATATCCCGATACAGAATTAAGCAAAAAACTAGGAATGTCAAGAAAAAGTCTATGGGAAAAAAGAAAAAAATATGGAATCACTAAGAAAAAATAA
- a CDS encoding bifunctional 2-C-methyl-D-erythritol 4-phosphate cytidylyltransferase/2-C-methyl-D-erythritol 2,4-cyclodiphosphate synthase encodes MRNVALILLGAGDSSRFKTQKAPKKQWLRIDEIPLWLKVAKEVVSYYPFCKCILSIKEEEKKYTQKYLNSFNLNFILTKGGETRQESLQNALLEVKEEWVLVSDIARCNMPKDIFIKILSATNQYDCVVPYLNIPDTIAYGDETPQYLKREKLKIIQTPQLSKTEILKKALLKGDFTDESSAIASYGGSIAYLEGSKEGRKITYLEDLQSLQLLSPSSKSMIGLGSDIHAMKSGNGIILGGIMIPCEYQLIAHSDGDVCLHALSDAILGGIGAGDIGEWFPDNDDAYKNADSAKLLQKIVNFTLDVGYIIKQVDLTIFAQKPKISPYKNAIEKRIAEILEIPLFCVNVKATTTEKLGFIGRKEGIMVQANVILEYFNWKKLL; translated from the coding sequence TTGCGTAATGTTGCTTTAATACTCTTGGGTGCTGGGGATAGCAGTCGCTTTAAAACGCAAAAAGCCCCTAAAAAACAATGGTTGCGCATTGATGAAATACCACTTTGGCTAAAAGTTGCTAAGGAAGTTGTTAGTTATTATCCTTTTTGCAAATGTATCTTAAGCATCAAAGAGGAAGAAAAAAAATATACGCAAAAATACCTTAATTCTTTTAATTTAAATTTTATTCTCACAAAAGGCGGAGAAACAAGGCAAGAGTCACTGCAAAATGCTCTTTTAGAAGTTAAAGAAGAATGGGTTTTAGTCAGTGATATTGCACGATGTAATATGCCAAAAGATATTTTTATAAAAATACTCTCTGCTACCAATCAATACGATTGCGTTGTGCCCTATTTAAATATTCCAGATACTATTGCTTATGGAGATGAAACTCCACAATATCTCAAAAGAGAAAAACTAAAAATTATACAAACGCCACAACTTAGCAAAACTGAAATTTTAAAAAAAGCTCTCCTTAAAGGAGATTTTACCGATGAAAGTAGTGCCATTGCTTCTTATGGTGGATCGATTGCTTACTTAGAAGGCTCCAAAGAAGGCAGAAAAATTACATATCTTGAAGACTTGCAATCTCTCCAACTCCTTTCTCCAAGCTCAAAAAGTATGATAGGATTGGGAAGCGATATACACGCTATGAAATCAGGAAATGGTATTATATTAGGTGGAATTATGATTCCTTGTGAATATCAGCTTATAGCTCATAGCGATGGCGATGTTTGCTTACATGCATTAAGCGATGCAATTTTAGGCGGAATCGGGGCTGGAGATATTGGTGAATGGTTTCCTGATAATGATGATGCTTATAAAAATGCCGATTCTGCAAAATTACTCCAAAAAATTGTCAATTTTACTCTTGATGTGGGATACATCATTAAACAAGTTGATCTTACCATTTTTGCACAAAAGCCCAAAATTTCACCTTATAAAAATGCTATAGAAAAACGCATTGCTGAGATTCTAGAGATTCCGCTTTTTTGCGTCAATGTTAAAGCTACCACAACAGAAAAACTTGGTTTTATTGGTAGAAAAGAAGGAATTATGGTTCAAGCAAATGTCATCTTAGAATACTTTAATTGGAAAAAATTATTATAA
- a CDS encoding methyl-accepting chemotaxis protein has product MIGKNLSLKSQLFIGFGIILAFIILIAATGYVKIKFVDNTLTEISDVNSIKQRYAINFRGSVHDRAIAIRDVVLLEDPNELEATLNQIKELENFYRDSSEKMDQIFQNPAMVDAKDKDILSRIKEVEKTTMPLIINIIELKANGNLSAAHDMLLSQARGAFVQWLAVINEFIDHQEAKNQALTITARGEIGNYLNLVLWLAGIAFVIAILIASYITKLIISSLGGEPKEAVKVVLSIANGNLNTPIHTNYQESMLASVGQMQKKLKEIVSEVMNSSRELNERANEVANSSEEAKASSYKQLDSSEDSVQKIEEVVNAVAHVSQIAKQTEENSGITTSLSNKGIEAMKTTINEIEKITQTVSSSSEHIRMLEKHSQEISGSAELIKEITDQTNLLALNAAIEAARAGEAGRGFAVVADEIRKLAERTGVATSEIARMIEVIQNETQTAVEAIQTAVPQVEKGMQLANEASEILDQINTQATDSLNKAREVTSAAENQAANMENLANDLKEISEASRNTANSMENNTESAKMLKEISSVLKNHINHFKL; this is encoded by the coding sequence ATGATTGGAAAAAATTTATCACTTAAGAGTCAGCTCTTTATTGGATTTGGCATTATTTTAGCCTTTATTATCCTTATTGCAGCTACTGGCTATGTGAAAATCAAATTTGTAGATAACACTCTCACAGAAATTAGCGATGTTAATTCAATCAAGCAACGCTATGCTATTAATTTTAGAGGAAGTGTGCATGATCGAGCAATCGCCATTAGAGATGTTGTTTTGCTAGAGGATCCAAACGAACTTGAAGCTACGCTTAACCAAATTAAAGAATTAGAAAACTTCTACCGCGATTCAAGTGAAAAAATGGATCAAATCTTTCAAAATCCCGCTATGGTTGATGCTAAAGATAAAGATATTTTAAGTCGTATTAAAGAAGTAGAAAAAACTACAATGCCTTTAATTATCAATATTATTGAACTTAAGGCAAATGGAAATCTATCAGCCGCACACGATATGCTTCTCTCTCAAGCAAGAGGTGCTTTTGTGCAATGGTTAGCAGTTATAAATGAATTTATTGATCACCAAGAAGCAAAGAATCAAGCTCTTACTATTACTGCTAGAGGAGAAATAGGAAATTATCTCAACCTTGTTTTATGGTTGGCTGGAATTGCTTTTGTGATTGCAATTTTGATTGCTTCATATATCACAAAACTCATCATTTCATCATTAGGTGGTGAGCCAAAAGAAGCTGTTAAAGTAGTTTTAAGCATTGCTAATGGCAATTTAAATACTCCTATCCACACAAACTACCAAGAAAGTATGTTAGCTTCTGTTGGGCAAATGCAGAAAAAACTTAAAGAAATTGTTTCTGAAGTTATGAATTCTTCAAGAGAACTTAATGAGCGTGCTAATGAGGTGGCTAATAGCTCTGAAGAAGCAAAAGCCTCCTCTTATAAACAACTTGATAGTTCCGAAGATTCTGTGCAAAAAATTGAAGAAGTTGTTAATGCAGTAGCACATGTCTCACAAATTGCAAAACAAACAGAAGAAAATTCTGGAATCACTACAAGCCTTTCTAATAAAGGTATTGAAGCTATGAAGACAACCATTAATGAAATTGAAAAAATCACTCAAACCGTTTCTTCATCTTCAGAACATATTCGTATGCTAGAAAAACATTCACAAGAAATTAGCGGTAGTGCTGAACTCATTAAAGAAATAACCGATCAAACTAATCTCCTTGCACTTAATGCAGCTATTGAAGCTGCAAGAGCTGGTGAGGCAGGGAGAGGGTTTGCAGTTGTTGCAGATGAGATTAGAAAACTTGCCGAACGCACAGGTGTTGCTACTTCTGAAATTGCGCGTATGATAGAAGTAATTCAAAATGAAACGCAAACTGCCGTTGAAGCCATTCAAACTGCTGTTCCACAAGTTGAAAAAGGGATGCAATTAGCCAATGAAGCAAGTGAAATATTAGATCAAATCAATACTCAAGCAACCGATTCGCTAAATAAAGCAAGAGAAGTAACAAGTGCAGCAGAAAATCAAGCTGCAAATATGGAAAATCTCGCCAATGATCTAAAAGAAATTTCCGAAGCTTCAAGAAATACAGCAAATTCTATGGAAAACAATACAGAATCTGCCAAAATGCTTAAAGAAATTTCATCGGTATTAAAAAACCATATTAATCACTTTAAACTATAA
- a CDS encoding (Fe-S)-binding protein — translation MEHFKDYNYLKTSDACVKCGKCLPDCTIFNINGDEATSPRGFIDLLGAYQRKEIPLDKNAKNIFETCFLCTTCVSVCPNSLPTDTLIENIRYEIAQKYGIAWFKRIFFYLLKHRKIMDLSMKLGAFFTPLLFQKTDDNHSIKPRFKLPFISNRIFGAIQTKSFLNSHQENLIYHKDNPKKVAIFIGCLGNYNYKSVGESLVFILQKLGINTMIPKKQKCCGAPAYFTGDFESVNQLITENIAYFESFIDEVEAILIPEATCAAMILEDWERFMEKNPSYQQRIQKLLPKIHMATHWLMHNTNLKDYLSTLPKSQETFTYHDPCHARKVLGIWKEPRELLRQNYDLIEMEDPNTCCGFGGVTMQTERFNLASKVGSKKAKMIDKTQAKYVVAECSACRMQLNNALHQEKVKTLFAHPLELIEKAIKTARI, via the coding sequence ATGGAACATTTTAAGGATTATAATTATTTAAAAACAAGTGATGCTTGCGTTAAATGCGGCAAATGCCTTCCAGATTGCACAATCTTCAATATCAACGGAGATGAAGCCACTTCCCCAAGAGGCTTTATTGATTTATTGGGCGCTTACCAGAGAAAAGAGATTCCACTTGATAAAAATGCTAAAAATATTTTTGAAACTTGTTTTTTATGCACAACTTGCGTTAGTGTTTGTCCAAACTCTCTCCCAACAGATACACTCATTGAAAATATTCGCTATGAAATTGCTCAAAAATATGGAATTGCTTGGTTTAAAAGAATATTTTTCTACCTCTTAAAACACCGCAAAATAATGGATTTAAGTATGAAGCTAGGTGCATTTTTTACGCCTTTACTTTTTCAAAAAACCGATGATAATCATTCCATAAAACCACGCTTCAAACTCCCCTTTATTTCTAATAGAATCTTTGGAGCTATCCAAACTAAAAGTTTTTTAAACTCCCATCAAGAAAATCTCATCTATCATAAAGATAACCCTAAAAAAGTTGCTATTTTTATCGGCTGTTTAGGAAACTATAACTATAAAAGTGTAGGAGAATCGCTTGTCTTTATACTCCAAAAGCTAGGCATTAATACAATGATTCCCAAAAAACAAAAATGCTGTGGGGCTCCAGCTTATTTTACAGGCGATTTTGAAAGCGTTAATCAACTCATTACAGAAAATATTGCTTATTTTGAAAGCTTTATTGATGAAGTAGAAGCAATCTTGATTCCCGAAGCTACTTGTGCAGCAATGATTTTAGAGGATTGGGAAAGATTCATGGAAAAAAACCCAAGCTACCAACAAAGAATCCAAAAACTACTACCTAAAATCCATATGGCAACCCATTGGCTTATGCACAATACAAATCTCAAAGACTATCTCTCTACCCTTCCAAAATCTCAAGAAACATTTACCTATCACGATCCATGCCACGCAAGAAAAGTGCTTGGAATCTGGAAAGAACCGCGAGAATTACTTCGTCAAAATTATGATTTAATTGAAATGGAAGATCCTAATACTTGCTGTGGTTTTGGTGGTGTTACAATGCAGACAGAAAGATTCAATCTAGCAAGTAAAGTAGGAAGCAAAAAAGCTAAGATGATTGACAAAACACAGGCTAAATATGTTGTAGCAGAATGCAGTGCATGCCGTATGCAACTCAATAATGCCCTTCATCAAGAAAAGGTTAAAACGCTATTTGCTCACCCGTTAGAATTGATTGAAAAGGCTATTAAAACTGCGAGGATTTAA
- the hemN gene encoding oxygen-independent coproporphyrinogen III oxidase, with protein sequence MKEVIDFKKFAKFSKPGPRYTSYPTAVEFNENYTYDSYMQDLQKDTNPLSLYVHLPFCRSACYFCGCNVIYTSKEENKTLYLEELQKELRILKNTLDYTKQVYQLHFGGGTPTFFNAKELEFLIQMLKDTFPNFHTEAEIACEIDPRFFNKDQMQVLKNGGFNRLSFGIQDFNPKVQEAIHRIQPFSLVQNAISIARDFGIRSINFDLIYGLPYQTLETFQETLSQCLKLNPDRFAIFNYAHVPWIKKTMRKIDETTLPMPEEKLNILKTTIQHLQENGYKMIGMDHFAKPDDELFKSIQKGQLRRNFQGYSTKGGTQTIGIGLTSIGEGIDYYAQNYKDLPSYKKALDLGILPFSKGIKLSLDDRIRKSVIMQLMSNFKLDFSTIEKQFNINFKEYFSDSLKELEVFTAENLITIHNNGIEVSPTGTLLIRNIVMAFDAYIKKFSPNQKIFSKTI encoded by the coding sequence TTGAAAGAAGTTATTGATTTTAAAAAATTTGCTAAATTTTCCAAACCAGGTCCGCGCTACACAAGCTATCCTACTGCAGTAGAATTTAATGAAAATTACACTTATGATTCTTACATGCAGGATTTGCAAAAAGATACCAACCCCCTTTCGCTTTATGTGCATTTACCTTTCTGTCGCAGTGCCTGCTATTTTTGCGGTTGCAATGTTATCTATACAAGCAAGGAAGAGAATAAAACACTTTATCTAGAAGAATTACAAAAAGAACTGCGAATCTTAAAAAACACATTAGATTACACCAAACAAGTTTATCAACTGCATTTTGGAGGAGGAACACCTACTTTCTTTAATGCTAAAGAACTTGAATTTTTAATTCAAATGCTAAAAGATACTTTTCCAAACTTTCATACTGAAGCAGAAATTGCTTGTGAAATTGATCCAAGATTCTTCAATAAAGATCAAATGCAAGTGCTTAAAAATGGGGGTTTTAACCGACTTAGTTTTGGAATTCAAGATTTTAATCCAAAAGTGCAAGAAGCAATCCACAGAATCCAACCTTTCTCTTTAGTGCAAAATGCCATTAGCATTGCTAGAGACTTCGGTATTCGCTCCATCAATTTTGATCTTATTTATGGACTACCCTATCAAACACTTGAAACTTTTCAAGAGACCTTATCACAATGCCTTAAACTCAATCCAGATCGCTTTGCAATTTTTAATTATGCTCATGTGCCTTGGATTAAAAAGACAATGAGAAAAATAGATGAAACCACGCTTCCAATGCCTGAAGAAAAGCTTAATATCCTAAAAACCACAATACAACACTTACAGGAAAATGGCTATAAAATGATTGGAATGGATCATTTTGCAAAACCCGATGATGAACTCTTTAAATCTATTCAAAAGGGGCAACTAAGGCGTAATTTCCAAGGTTATAGCACCAAAGGTGGAACACAAACAATTGGGATTGGCTTAACTTCTATTGGAGAAGGTATAGATTATTACGCTCAAAATTACAAAGATCTCCCATCTTATAAAAAAGCTCTTGATTTAGGAATTTTACCTTTTTCTAAAGGAATCAAACTAAGCCTTGATGATAGGATTAGAAAATCTGTTATTATGCAGCTTATGAGCAATTTTAAATTAGATTTTTCAACCATTGAAAAACAATTCAATATTAATTTTAAAGAATATTTTAGTGACTCTTTAAAAGAATTAGAAGTTTTTACAGCAGAAAATTTGATTACAATTCACAATAATGGCATTGAAGTAAGTCCCACTGGAACTTTGCTTATTCGAAATATTGTAATGGCTTTTGATGCCTATATCAAAAAATTTAGCCCTAATCAAAAAATCTTCAGTAAAACAATCTAA
- a CDS encoding DUF2603 domain-containing protein produces the protein MATPKPLIKYKKANDYQELKQALLEAKDNTLPLPQTLEFPKEKERMIYCFKDSNNKEYYLLSSSCINSLIESAKELEKNKYLLKLEQEIHKNMPIDFEDVWCIAIKELAGKFNKNPKNLIKNIRKRYPYLFIDFNLSLNQTY, from the coding sequence TTGGCTACACCAAAACCGCTAATTAAATATAAAAAAGCAAATGATTATCAAGAGTTAAAACAGGCATTATTAGAGGCAAAAGATAATACCTTGCCACTCCCACAAACTCTAGAATTTCCCAAAGAAAAAGAGCGTATGATTTATTGCTTTAAAGATTCTAATAACAAAGAATATTACTTACTTTCTAGTTCTTGTATTAACTCTCTAATTGAATCAGCCAAAGAACTTGAAAAAAACAAATATCTTTTAAAATTAGAACAAGAAATTCACAAAAATATGCCCATTGATTTTGAAGATGTATGGTGTATAGCAATCAAAGAACTCGCAGGAAAATTCAATAAAAACCCTAAGAATCTTATTAAAAATATCCGCAAACGCTATCCGTATTTATTTATAGATTTCAATCTATCTTTAAACCAAACTTATTAA